A single genomic interval of Aureibacillus halotolerans harbors:
- a CDS encoding MFS transporter, producing MKTLLRNMTGNTGGSQRALLLLISIGGLYALSIALSNTFVNIYLWKQSGNYTDLAIYNLAQVILQPLTFLFAGRLAKKVDRVLVLRIGVIFLALFYLAVLMVGGASSQYLVLLGSLLGIGFGFYWLAFNVLTFEITEPDTRDFFNGFLGFISSFSGMVGPLAAGYIIASMEQFTGYTTIFTTSLILFAGAVALSFLLLPRPASGRYEWKRIWTEQTYNKDWKRILNAHFFQGLREGTFIFAITLWVFIATQSELAIGTFSLVHSSVALCFYYIAARYIPPTRRKLAILVAGAMMYASVLLLMFTLKFPLLMIYAVCTGIAYPVVMVPFASLTYDVIGRGWRAADMRVEYVVIKELFLNAGRAVSILMFIVAVTAFSPTVSLPVLIGVIGSGHFLIYFCIRRIHTVTPTRDDDKKAVSDSWRMQENNADPR from the coding sequence ATGAAGACATTATTACGTAATATGACGGGCAATACAGGTGGTAGTCAACGGGCGTTGTTATTGCTCATTAGTATTGGAGGGCTTTACGCGTTATCCATTGCACTATCAAATACCTTTGTAAACATTTATCTTTGGAAGCAATCAGGAAACTATACGGACCTGGCCATTTACAACCTTGCTCAAGTCATTTTACAGCCACTCACTTTCCTTTTTGCTGGTCGTTTAGCAAAAAAAGTAGATCGAGTGCTTGTTTTACGCATTGGTGTGATTTTCTTGGCGCTCTTTTATTTAGCCGTATTAATGGTAGGGGGGGCATCCTCTCAATATTTAGTGCTTTTGGGCAGCTTGCTCGGGATTGGGTTTGGGTTTTACTGGTTAGCGTTTAACGTGCTGACATTTGAAATCACCGAACCAGACACACGTGATTTTTTTAACGGTTTTCTAGGCTTTATCTCCTCGTTCTCCGGGATGGTAGGTCCCTTGGCAGCTGGGTATATAATTGCTAGTATGGAGCAATTTACAGGATATACAACAATCTTTACGACCTCGCTCATCCTTTTTGCAGGAGCTGTGGCGCTCAGTTTCTTGTTACTTCCTAGACCTGCTAGTGGACGCTACGAATGGAAACGGATCTGGACCGAGCAAACATATAATAAGGATTGGAAACGAATATTAAACGCCCATTTTTTCCAAGGGCTCAGAGAAGGAACATTTATATTTGCGATTACACTATGGGTGTTTATTGCAACGCAAAGTGAGCTGGCCATCGGTACCTTTAGCCTTGTGCACTCGTCTGTAGCGCTCTGTTTCTATTATATAGCCGCGCGATATATTCCACCCACAAGGAGGAAGCTTGCTATTTTAGTGGCTGGAGCGATGATGTATGCCAGCGTATTATTGCTCATGTTCACATTGAAATTCCCTCTCTTGATGATCTATGCAGTTTGTACAGGAATTGCTTACCCTGTCGTCATGGTGCCCTTTGCATCTCTCACCTATGATGTCATTGGTCGAGGCTGGCGTGCAGCAGATATGCGCGTAGAATATGTCGTTATCAAAGAGCTTTTTTTAAATGCCGGTCGCGCCGTTTCCATCCTCATGTTCATAGTAGCTGTGACGGCGTTCTCTCCAACAGTTTCACTTCCTGTGTTAATTGGTGTCATAGGCTCCGGCCATTTTCTCATCTATTTTTGCATACGACGGATCCATACGGTGACACCAACACGTGACGATGACAAAAAAGCTGTGTCCGATTCTTGGCGAATGCAAGAAAATAATGCAGACCCACGTTAA